The genomic DNA AAGGTCCGGGAAATCTGCTTTCAACTGCGCAGCCACGTCGTACCGCAGCGGCGGGATCTCGCGGTTCTCTTTCGGCGACAGCCCTTCGAGAATCGCGATGCGCGCATGCACGGTGAAACTGCGGCACCCGGCGTCACGTACCTGCCCGACGAAGTCGCACAGCTCGGCATAGCTGTCACGGCCATTGATACCAATACGGTGCTTCACCGTCACCGGCGTCGACACCGCATCACGCATGGCCTTGACACAATCGGCCACCAGCGCCGGGTGGGCCATGAGGCAAGCGCCGATCATGTTGTTCTGCACCCGGTCGCTCGGGCAGCCGACGTTGAGGTTCACCTCGTCATAGCCCGCTTGTTCGGCCAGGCGCGCACAGGCCGCCAGGTCGGCCGGCACACTACCGCCCAGCTGCAGGGCAAGCGGATGCTCGGACACATCGTGGCGCAGGAAACGGTGCGCGTCGTTGTGCAGCAGGGCGCCAGTGGTGACCATTTCGGTGTAGAGCAGGGTGTGCCTGGAGAGCAGGCGCAGGAAGAACCGGCAGTGGCGGTCGGTCCAGTCCATCATCGGGGCTACACTAAATTTACGATTCATAAAGCCTTGTATTTAAAGGCCTCCAGCATGTGTTCGTGCTATCGAGCGTGTACATTTCCGGGCCAAAAAGAAGATTTTGGTATATCTGAGATACACGCCGTGTGCAAAAAAGTATGCGTCGGGTATGGGTTAATGAACATTGAGTGAACACAAGTATGGCTTCGATCCAGCGGCTCCCCAGTGGAAAATGGCGCGCCCTCATCCGGAAAAAGGGCATCACCCCTATCAGCGCAACGTTCGAGACCGAAAAGCTTGCGAAGGAGAGGGAGCGTCAGCTTGAAGAGATCAAGGCTACAGACAGGACGGCGGCCCCAAGGGTTCAGCTGTCGCTCATTATATCGATGACTAACTCGATTACATACAGCGCGGGGGCACCCTTCAGCGGAGCTTTCTGTTTATCTACAAGGCGGTGTAGAAGAGGGTTGGCAAATCGGCAGCGAGCGGCTTTGAAAAGCTCGGCAACTGGTATCTGAGGGTTTTGCCAAATCAGGAAGCTTTTTTCAGCGTTTTCCTGGAGCACCAATGATTGGCGCGCTGATGTCCATGCCTAAGGCAAAAGCTGCCACGAGGCCACTCTCCGCACAGAGCCCCTTGGGTTGATAGTTGTGCGGTCTGGTGTCAACGGAACAAACATCTTTTGAGCTCAGTGGACACAGCCTGCCACGACGGGGCGTTTGGTGAAATTTGCTCGGGTTGGGCAGGGCGCTTGTTCAAGTGCTCTGGGCAGCCTGATGAAGCTTTTTCAGAAACAGGATGAGGAAAACCGCAACAGCCAGAAAGCTATCGCGGTTGTACTGCGTTTCAGCGGTTAGCGTCGGCCAAGCCACCCTCAATGAAGCGAACGGAACTCTCCATAGCCTGCTGACCTTCTGGCAGCATGCTGGCGTAGAAATGCCAAGCGTGGAACATTGCTGGCCATACTTCCAGGTTGACGCGAACGCGGTTATCCGCGAGGTGAGTTGCAAGGCGCATTGCATCACTCAACATCAGCTCGTTCTCGCCGATCTGCACCAAGATTGGTGGAAGACCGGTGACGTCCGCGAACACAGGTGAGGCCAGTGGATGATTGGCCAATGTGTCGCCTAGGAATGCTCTGGCGAGAATGTCCAGGACAGGCTTGGAGTTCAGAGGATCCAGACCCTCACGGTTGCTCATGGAAGCCCCGGTGTGTTCAAGGTTCGCCCATGGCGAGATGGAGGAGCCAACCGCAGGCAATGGAAGCCCTTTCGATTTAGCCGCAACCATGACGCTGACAACCATTGCGCCGCCAGCCGACTCGCCAGAGAAAGCAATTTTGTTAGCCGGGATTTTCTGCTCAAGCAACCACTCGTAGGCGCGCAGTGTGTCGTCAATAGAGGCTGGGAACTTGTGCTCAGGGGCAAGGCGATAGTCCGGCATGTACACGCGAGCACCGAGCATTTTCGCGTAGTTGCCGCCGATGCCGTGGTAGCCGTCTGGACGACCTACAATGTAGGCGCCGCCGTGGATGTACATCACTACTGCGTCAGTCTTGATCTCGTCCGGGGTAACCAGTGTGCCGGGTACGCCACCCATGTCGACTGCTTCGAATTTAACGCCAGCTGGCGCTGGATTTTGCGCGAGCATTTTTGCGTAGGAGTCGCGGATGACGCTCATTTTTGTGGTGGTATCGATTCCCTTGAGAACGGGTACCAGATCGCTAAGGCTGTTGGCCCAGGTTTGGACGGCTGCTTGGACTTTCGTGTTCATATTGACCTCAATTGATCGTTGGGAGTGGATTAGCTAATTGAGATATTATGCTTAGTATTGGGGAATAGGGTTCCCCATAACTGGTGCTAAGCCGCCCGAACGTTGAGATCACTGAGGCCGTATGGAACTCCACAACCTGAACGATATCGCCGCGTTTGTAAGCTCGGTAAACGCTGGAAGCTTCACTGCGGCGGCAAAACAGCTTGGCCTTACGCGCTCTGCAGTGGGGAAGTCGATAGTCAGGCTCGAGGCTCGTTTACAGGTACGTTTACTGAATCGCACTACGCGCAGTTTAAGCATGACGGATGACGGCCAGGTTCTGTATGAGCGCTGTGTGGGCGTTCTTCAGGATCTGGACGACGTGGAGGATGCCCTTGCGTTTCGTCGTTCGACTCCCAGTGGGCGACTGCGGATGAGTTTGCCGGTTGCGCTTGGCAGACTTCATGTCCTTCAACACATTGAGTACTGCCTTAAGGATTGGCCCTCCCTGAGCGTGGATATCACCTTTTCTGACAGGCTGGTCGATTTGATTGACGAGGGATTTGATTTGGCCATGCGCATCGGGCCACCGAAGGAAGATTCTCGGTTGTTAACGCGCACTGTGGCCTACCAACAAATGATTACCTGCGCTTCCCCCACATATTTGGCTGAGCATGCCGAGCCTAAAACGCCTGAGGATTTAACCGGGCACCAGTGCCTGCATTTCGTGAGCGGTGGGAGATTGCTTCCTTGGAATTTTCGCGTGAATGGTAGCGCTGTGTCCGTTACTCATGGTGGAAGGCTACAGATGGACAGTGCTGAGTCATTACACCAGTCAGCTGT from Pseudomonas putida includes the following:
- the dusA gene encoding tRNA dihydrouridine(20/20a) synthase DusA, with the translated sequence MNRKFSVAPMMDWTDRHCRFFLRLLSRHTLLYTEMVTTGALLHNDAHRFLRHDVSEHPLALQLGGSVPADLAACARLAEQAGYDEVNLNVGCPSDRVQNNMIGACLMAHPALVADCVKAMRDAVSTPVTVKHRIGINGRDSYAELCDFVGQVRDAGCRSFTVHARIAILEGLSPKENREIPPLRYDVAAQLKADFPDLEIVLNGGIKTLEESKAHLETFDGVMLGREAYHNPYVLAEVDQVLFGSNAPVVSRSEAMAKLRPYIVAHIESGGAMHHVTRHILGLGQGFKGARRFRQLLSADIHKAPEPLVVFDQAAELLQGR
- a CDS encoding alpha/beta hydrolase, yielding MNTKVQAAVQTWANSLSDLVPVLKGIDTTTKMSVIRDSYAKMLAQNPAPAGVKFEAVDMGGVPGTLVTPDEIKTDAVVMYIHGGAYIVGRPDGYHGIGGNYAKMLGARVYMPDYRLAPEHKFPASIDDTLRAYEWLLEQKIPANKIAFSGESAGGAMVVSVMVAAKSKGLPLPAVGSSISPWANLEHTGASMSNREGLDPLNSKPVLDILARAFLGDTLANHPLASPVFADVTGLPPILVQIGENELMLSDAMRLATHLADNRVRVNLEVWPAMFHAWHFYASMLPEGQQAMESSVRFIEGGLADANR
- a CDS encoding LysR family transcriptional regulator; its protein translation is MELHNLNDIAAFVSSVNAGSFTAAAKQLGLTRSAVGKSIVRLEARLQVRLLNRTTRSLSMTDDGQVLYERCVGVLQDLDDVEDALAFRRSTPSGRLRMSLPVALGRLHVLQHIEYCLKDWPSLSVDITFSDRLVDLIDEGFDLAMRIGPPKEDSRLLTRTVAYQQMITCASPTYLAEHAEPKTPEDLTGHQCLHFVSGGRLLPWNFRVNGSAVSVTHGGRLQMDSAESLHQSAVAGLGIATLPSYVVNDDLRSGKLVQLLAGYAEAAEPIRVIYPSKRHLSPKIRLFIDKLVEAWSPCPPWEQHSAERIHSV